AGAGGTTAAAACTAGATAGTTCTCTTCCATCACCAATCTCATACTCAAAAAGTGAATAACAACATATTTGTAAAGCACTAAaagcaaaggaaaaaaaaagtagtgAATGTCAAAATTTACCAATAGTGAagtttttgttataattaaagGATCCATATGATGCTAGAGAAAGGAAAATTTCTTACATTGGAAATGACAACTATGAAGTGGAAGTCACTTCAGCTTTGAGTTCCAAACTTCCCAATCCTCATCAACAAAACTTTGTGCCCATAAAAGTGATGCCCTTGCAGCCAGAGCTGCTCCTggcaacttcttcttctttagagCTACCAACATATCAGTGAATGGCTCCACCAACAATGTCCCAGGACCTCCATACTCTTTGCACAAAAACTCATGAAATATCTGATTGTATGACCAAAAACCAAGGATGGTAAACATTTCAATCTAAAACAGATATGGTTGAAGAAAACAAGAGACTACTCGAAGCTTCAAATCACCCAAGCCTCAATAGGAGGTAGTATGTCAAAATATTGCCAGATTTGGGCCAAGTATGtcagaaaaatagaaagagaaacGGTTTAATAAGTGATGTCTAAAACAATATGCTGCTGATTATCTTATCAATGCAGATCaggatagaaaagaaaagaaaagaaagaagtgcAGAATGAAACAGATAGTTATCACTCAGCCAATATTTATCAACCACTATGTCCTGAGAATGGTTAGGGCAATATTCATCATTGATGTAGGAGCTCAATCACGGAATCAATAAATGAGTATTTCATTTTAATCATGCGTGTAACAATAGTCTCATTTATGTACCAGGAATTTGATGCATGTGCTCTTTAAGCAAATTAGCCTATAATATGTATATGATAGAAAATTCCAATTCACACTAAGAAGCCAATATTAATGTCAATCCAAATTAAATAGAAGTTGATGTTATAGCTTTCGAAATCAATCTTAGGGTACCAACTTATAAAGAATATGCCAGAAATCCTGCCATCCGATTAAGTAACGTCTATAACTAGTTAAGTATCAAACAAGAACAATCATAAACCTGGGATATCAATGTTAATCCCCAAGCCTGGTAAATCAGTGAATGTATGCAATGAGAACTCATAACATGATgcttattaattttcaatttatgaTATTTCATCCCATCAAATATTGGTTAATAAAGAATAAatctatataattaaatttagaattctCCATATGATAGAAATTCCACTTCTGAACAATTTTTAGCACTTCCATCATCTTAATCATCCAAAAGTATATTTCTCCTCGCATGAATATAATCAACTCAGCAAGTTATTATTATTGAGGGTCATTAGatccaagcagttcaattaaccAATTTTTGCATGCAACAAAAGATTATGAGACACAAGACAACAAGTCTTTAACATTAAccttgaaagaaaaaatgacaaaaaagaaaattaattagaaaatagaagaacattCATATTGAGAATACACCAACCAGTATATTTCAACAACTGAGATTAGTTGAATCACTCATTATGAGTAATGGAGACATGTGTGAATGTGTACAATGGCATCATCACAATATACTAACATATATATTGGTTTTCAAATCAACATCGCAACAACTACAATGAAAGGAACAGTGAACTGAATACTGAATGTCTAAACCAAACTTGAATCAGTAAAATGGAAGCAATACTATTTTATAACCCCAACCAtcaaatcatattaaaatgtTGCCATTAACACTTTGTCTATATTATAAGCATAATGGGCAAAAAGAAAATGACAAAGTAAATTGCATTCAAGTCCTACGTAATTCAAACACTTTAAAGTGACATTCCAATGAATAATTCCTCTAGTTCAAGCATTTTCCCAAACACCTAACACTCTAAATACATAATTGAAGCACTTTGTAATCTCTATCCAAACTAATTAATTAGAAAAGCAAAGTTTCTGGCGTGAAAAAAAGGGTGCACTGACCTGAGCACAGACGTCAACAACAGCATCAAGGTCATTCCCAAACTCATCTGTGTCATCTGAAAGCTTCTGCAAGAGCTCAACTTTGAACTTCCGTGTTTCCTGCAACatccaaaattataaataacaaaaacaaaaaacttgaaaaataaaaaagaaagaaagaaagagcaGTTACAAATTGTGCAAAATGAGGGCTTGGGGCGGGATAGGCGTGGTTATGGGTGGGTGAAGCGCTGAGAGTGCGAGGGAGGGTGTATCTGGCGGAGAGGGAGGGAGGAGAGAGTGGAAGAGGGTGGCGCAGAATAAGGCAGGGAGTGCGTAGGATAAGAGCAGCAGGAAGAGGATAGAGAGTAGTCGTAGGGaatgaataagaagaagaagaagaagaagaagaagaagcaacaaaGGAACTGAAAAGCTTCATTGGATACTAGTTAGTTCAATTCAAATGGCGCTAACTTCAGATTTCCAGCTCCTACTACAACTTACAAGTTACAACAttgctacttttttttttcaattttttgtctCATCCTTACCAAGGGAATAAAGTAAATAAACTCTGAATAAATAATACTACgtctttttgttaattaaattggTCTAACATCAATAAATATCAGTTATATATAACATTTTTCtaagttttattatttaacttagttagatttgatttataaaaatatttagataataGATTGTTATATGTAcaaaatatgatttaaattcTGTTTACTTAGACAAATTAATGAGCTAATTATTAAATCAATCAATCTTAATTACAGTAGATGTATTATATTGATTTAATGCCAATTGGGctccaaaaacaaaaatagtcaTGTCAGTAATGTCATTTGGGGTTTGGAATGGAGCCCTAGGCCCAAAATATCCTGAATGGGCCTTACTTGACCAAAGCAAAAACTTGCAAACACAATTCCATTTCAAGTCCAAAAAAAACACAATTCCAATTCCCCTTCACCTTGTTGGGGAATACTACCCCACCAGCAAAACAACAAGATAAAGAAAAGGTAGACTCTTAAAATTTGACCCAAAAAAAAGctcttaaaaaaatagaaagaaaaggtaAACTGGGAAAGGAATATTAAGCACTGTTGCTTAATCTGAGTGTAGCTTCCGACAAAAGGAAACAGGAATGAGAATGTTGCAGTCTTACACTCTTACATGACACATTGACACAATGTGAttctccctttcttttttccttctctttctttcttttacacAGATACACATATTCTAATTTATTACCAATCCAATTAATTAGCCTATGCACCATTATTATGGATAAAATAAACACCACCTTTTGTGCTAATTTCCAAAGAGATAAAATCAAGGCGTATAAACTATAATGTGCTACAAGTGCGTAGTAGAAATTAATATagctaattttattattattttgagatcttttattaattatttgaggATTTAACTATGTTATGACTTAAGGACATACACATTTTAAGAACACAATAAtggaaatttttttagtttttaaaaaatcatttccTCCTTTTTGgacatataaaataaattatttttttatagtatttttaaactttttttattaaagataaaaaaatttaaacccgCAACCTCTAAATGAATATGAAGAGATTATGCCATTTGGATTATAGTTCGTTGGctttttaaatatattcttaTAAAACATATTATTAGTAGAACTTATTATTTAAGTGCTAAgtataaaaaaacacacacgtcTAAAGCCAAACTGAAACCAACTCAAAATATTGAAagcaaaaaaatatgtttaccCCAATACAAAAAAGATATTGTTCACAGAAGTGTTCACCAATCTACATATCTTTAGTGTTTATctgaatttgatttaaaaattgtgGATGTGGATTCGATCTGTGAAACTTTCGGATCAGATCAAATTGGATTCGCACACTAATCGAATCGAAATGCAGATTTTGTGTTAGTATCTGCATAACCACGTatctgcaaaaataaaaaaataaataagtaaatattttttttatgttttatttcaactaataatagttatttaagaaaagtatgtttaatattattttaagagtaaatatatttaaaagaatagaaaaaatgaattttattgatattattttaataaaaataaattttataaagtatttttatgttttgcaaATATATCTGatatccgatatccgatccgCAAATTTGCAGATTAGATCGGATCGAATTCAACCTTAAAAATTGTGGATATTGAATCTGATCCGATTCAATAATTTTAGTACGAATTGGATTGAAATTTTGGTCATATCCAATCCAATCACCATTCACTCCTAATTGTTCACATGTTTTGGCTATATCATCGTGTATGTCATTTAGAGTAGTTGTTATTAAGTACAAATATTAAATCTATTATAATATAAGCTAATTCATATTTAATCTGTGAATCTTTTTGTGCATCCCACGGATGATATAAATTGAGAAAAAACTAAACCAATAAAAGAACTAAGGTATTTACATCATCACATAATTTAGATgagttagaattaatta
The genomic region above belongs to Arachis duranensis cultivar V14167 chromosome 3, aradu.V14167.gnm2.J7QH, whole genome shotgun sequence and contains:
- the LOC107481291 gene encoding protein PLASTID REDOX INSENSITIVE 2, chloroplastic; this translates as MKLFSSFVASSSSSSSSSYSFPTTTLYPLPAALILRTPCLILRHPLPLSPPSLSARYTLPRTLSASPTHNHAYPAPSPHFAQFETRKFKVELLQKLSDDTDEFGNDLDAVVDVCAQIFHEFLCKEYGGPGTLLVEPFTDMLVALKKKKLPGAALAARASLLWAQSFVDEDWEVWNSKLK